One part of the Haliotis asinina isolate JCU_RB_2024 chromosome 2, JCU_Hal_asi_v2, whole genome shotgun sequence genome encodes these proteins:
- the LOC137272823 gene encoding large ribosomal subunit protein uL22m-like — protein MASISLPFLGLRLFRASNQTVFRQFMPTLNHASCIHTCNSLNTAYRNTDFDNSLGFKMKSLKWEKYNRIVYPPQKEGENIRPAEICHARFQIKYSPLKMWYIAVMIRGMSIDEALKQLSFYKRKGSAVMQEVLEEAQEMAVRDHNVEYKSNLWIASSFVGKGKTVKGLRKHRGPRYGIIHYRYCNIFIRLQEGAPPKHYYPPPATGHEKMEEFIRNQRSRRIIHSL, from the exons ATGGCGTCGATAAGTCTGCCAT ttttaGGCTTGAGACTTTTTAGAGCCAGCAACCAAACAGTGTTTCG GCAATTTATGCCCACCCTGAACCATGCGTCTTGCATACACACCTGCAATTCCCTCAACACAGCTTACAGGAACACAGACTTTGATAACAGCTTGGGCTTTAAGATGAAATCTTTGAAGTGGGAGAAGTATAACCGTATTGTGTACCCCCCACAGAAGGAAGGTGAAAACATCAGGCCAGCA GAAATATGCCATGCCAGATTTCAAATCAAGTACAGTCCTCTAAAGATGTGGTACATTGCCGTAATG ATACGAGGAATGTCAATAGATGAAGCATTGAAACAGCTGTCATTTTACAAGAGGAAGGGGTCTGCAGTCATGCAGGAG GTGTTGGAGGAGGCCCAAGAAATGGCAGTACGAGACCACAATGTAGAATACAAGTCCAATTTGTGGATTG CCTCATCATTTGTCGGTAAAGGTAAGACTGTGAAGGGTCTCCGGAAACACCGTGGCCCCAGGTATGGGATCATCCATTACCGCTACTGCAACATCTTCATTAGACTACAGGAAGGTGCCCCTCCCAAGCACTACTACCCACCTCCTGCTACaggacatgaaaaaatggagGAGTTTATCAGGAACCAGAGATCCAGGAGGATCATACACTCTTTATGA